In a genomic window of Chthonomonadales bacterium:
- a CDS encoding cupin domain-containing protein has product MTASGRSGTARRGAAGHTGRTAALADSLYFQDVAAQVEIPTDGIISRTLRADEAAKVVVFGFDRGQELSEHTASVPAIVHVLSGEGDLTLGADARPAGPGTWAYMPAHMPHSVVARTPLVMLLVMLTGAREL; this is encoded by the coding sequence ATGACCGCTTCCGGCAGATCGGGCACGGCCCGGAGAGGGGCCGCGGGGCATACAGGAAGGACCGCCGCCTTGGCTGACTCGCTCTACTTCCAAGACGTGGCCGCACAGGTCGAGATCCCGACCGACGGCATCATCAGCCGCACCCTTCGAGCCGACGAGGCAGCGAAGGTGGTTGTGTTCGGCTTCGATCGCGGCCAGGAGCTCTCGGAGCACACGGCTTCCGTGCCCGCGATCGTCCACGTCCTGAGCGGCGAGGGCGACCTTACGCTGGGGGCCGACGCCCGACCGGCCGGGCCCGGCACCTGGGCCTATATGCCCGCACACATGCCGCACAGTGTCGTGGCCAGGACGCCTCTCGTAATGCTCCTCGTGATGCTCACCGGCGCCCGTGAGCTCTGA
- a CDS encoding NAD(P)-dependent oxidoreductase: MRVGVVGLGVMGKPMVERLLATGHRVFVHNRTREKMRGLDALGAQWADAPRDVAAASEVVLTVVTDPAAVEAVSFGDAGIAAGLSEGAVHCDMSTVSPAASREMAERYAAAGLRFVQAPVLGSKRQVLAGELLVFAGGEAEAISRCEPAWHAFSHRIWRVGAPEQAAAAKLACNMLIAHMILGLGQSLLFARCHGVDPARLLEILGASALGAPMFASKGQTMVGGDFAANFYVRHMVKDLTLAASAAAECGLCMPLNAANRELFASAVRQGWGDLDYSAVVKVLEGLNGLGGATPER, encoded by the coding sequence ATGCGCGTCGGAGTGGTTGGCCTGGGCGTGATGGGCAAGCCGATGGTGGAGCGCCTGCTTGCCACGGGGCACCGCGTCTTCGTGCATAACCGCACGCGCGAGAAGATGCGCGGGCTCGACGCGCTCGGCGCTCAGTGGGCCGATGCCCCGCGCGACGTGGCCGCGGCTAGCGAGGTCGTGCTGACGGTGGTGACGGATCCCGCCGCCGTCGAGGCCGTTTCGTTCGGCGACGCCGGCATCGCCGCCGGGCTCTCCGAGGGCGCGGTGCACTGCGACATGAGCACGGTGAGCCCGGCGGCCAGCCGCGAGATGGCGGAACGCTACGCCGCGGCCGGGCTTCGCTTCGTTCAGGCGCCGGTCCTCGGCAGCAAGCGGCAGGTTCTGGCAGGGGAGCTTCTGGTGTTCGCGGGCGGGGAGGCCGAAGCGATCTCACGCTGCGAACCTGCCTGGCACGCCTTCTCACATCGCATCTGGCGCGTGGGCGCGCCGGAGCAGGCCGCCGCCGCCAAACTGGCCTGCAACATGCTGATCGCGCACATGATCCTCGGACTGGGCCAGTCTCTCCTCTTCGCGCGCTGCCACGGGGTCGACCCGGCGCGCCTGCTCGAGATCCTGGGCGCCTCGGCTCTCGGGGCGCCCATGTTCGCCAGCAAAGGCCAGACGATGGTCGGTGGCGACTTCGCCGCCAACTTCTACGTGCGGCACATGGTCAAGGATCTCACGCTCGCCGCCTCGGCGGCGGCGGAGTGCGGCCTCTGCATGCCGCTCAACGCGGCCAATCGCGAGCTGTTCGCGTCGGCCGTACGTCAGGGATGGGGCGACCTGGACTACTCCGCGGTGGTTAAGGTGCTCGAAGGCCTCAACGGGCTCGGCGGCGCGACACCCGAGCGGTAG
- a CDS encoding DUF1080 domain-containing protein, translating to MMRRVRAAALCAVLAAAAGAAIGQAPGQSRPNWLVPRQAAAGWLLLFDGETSFGWAPRGDARWSVGGGSLHADAGGPGVLATTTAFASFELRVDCRIAPGTNSGILLRGPDSGPITAANAVEVNLSPDDTRWPTGSLRGLAQATAGGAQQGPWTRVVVRAAGRRFQVSLNGKPVAAAQAPRALARGVIALQYGGLGRAEFRNVMLRPLGLKPLTDGKSLAGWNALPGHPSVYSVTPQGWINVRGGNGDLQSQQTFGDFVLQLGILSNGEHLNSGIFFRATAGRFWSGYECQIRNQWEGDDRSKPVDFGTGGIYGRQAARRVVSSDHAWFTMTVVAEGRHIATWVDGVQVTDWVDPREPDEENAREGSRTRAGVISLQGHDPTTDLSFRGIRAVELPPPTRPAAPARRAPRRGPAGGPTGR from the coding sequence ATGATGCGGCGTGTGCGCGCTGCCGCGCTGTGCGCGGTCCTGGCAGCCGCGGCGGGCGCGGCGATCGGGCAGGCGCCCGGTCAGTCCCGGCCAAACTGGCTGGTACCGAGGCAGGCCGCTGCTGGCTGGCTCCTGCTCTTCGACGGCGAGACGTCGTTCGGTTGGGCGCCCCGTGGCGACGCCCGCTGGTCGGTCGGCGGTGGCTCCCTGCACGCGGATGCGGGAGGACCGGGGGTTCTCGCCACCACGACGGCCTTCGCGAGCTTCGAGTTGCGTGTGGACTGTCGCATCGCCCCCGGCACCAACAGCGGCATTCTGCTGCGCGGGCCGGACAGCGGGCCCATCACGGCGGCGAACGCTGTGGAGGTGAACCTCTCGCCCGACGACACGCGATGGCCCACCGGCAGCCTGCGCGGGTTGGCTCAGGCGACGGCCGGCGGCGCGCAGCAGGGGCCCTGGACGCGCGTGGTGGTGCGGGCGGCGGGCCGGCGCTTTCAGGTTTCGCTCAACGGTAAGCCGGTGGCCGCCGCGCAGGCGCCACGGGCGCTCGCGCGCGGCGTGATCGCGCTTCAGTACGGCGGCCTGGGGCGCGCGGAGTTCCGCAACGTCATGCTCCGCCCGCTCGGCCTGAAGCCCCTTACCGACGGCAAGAGCCTGGCGGGCTGGAATGCGCTGCCCGGGCATCCCTCCGTCTACAGCGTCACGCCGCAGGGATGGATCAACGTGCGGGGAGGCAACGGCGACCTGCAGTCCCAGCAGACGTTTGGCGACTTCGTGCTGCAACTTGGCATCCTCTCGAATGGCGAGCACCTTAACAGCGGTATCTTCTTTCGCGCCACCGCCGGGCGCTTCTGGAGCGGCTATGAGTGTCAGATACGCAACCAGTGGGAGGGCGATGACCGGAGCAAGCCCGTGGACTTCGGCACGGGCGGGATCTACGGTCGCCAGGCCGCCCGACGCGTCGTCTCGAGCGACCACGCGTGGTTCACGATGACGGTGGTGGCCGAGGGCCGTCACATCGCGACCTGGGTGGATGGCGTTCAGGTGACGGATTGGGTGGACCCGCGCGAGCCGGACGAGGAGAACGCGCGCGAGGGGTCGCGGACGCGCGCCGGCGTCATCAGTCTGCAGGGCCATGACCCGACGACGGACCTGTCGTTCCGCGGCATCCGTGCCGTCGAGCTCCCACCGCCGACACGTCCGGCGGCGCCTGCGCGCCGCGCGCCGCGGCGCGGGCCGGCGGGTGGACCGACCGGGCGGTGA
- the ric gene encoding iron-sulfur cluster repair di-iron protein has product MNDIQTQTTIGQLVAERPSRARVFETLGLDYCCGGKVALDKACAERGLDLDSVVTRLEESDAGRAAETERDLRNAPLAELADHIVEVHHGFLRQELPRLSMLSAKVAQAHGQRFPALVEVQGVFEDMRAELESHTMKEEGVLFPLCKQLETSTALPDTHFGSVANPIRVMEHEHDSAGAALARLNKLTDAYSTPSGVCNTYRALMDGLAELERDLHQHIHKENNILFPRALAVEDDLARRTGAPA; this is encoded by the coding sequence ATGAACGACATCCAAACGCAGACGACGATCGGACAGCTCGTCGCGGAGCGGCCCAGCCGCGCGCGCGTGTTCGAAACGCTCGGCCTGGACTACTGCTGCGGCGGCAAGGTCGCGCTCGACAAGGCCTGCGCCGAGCGCGGGCTCGATCTGGACTCGGTGGTTACCCGTCTGGAGGAGAGCGACGCCGGGCGTGCCGCCGAGACCGAGCGGGACCTGCGCAACGCCCCGCTCGCCGAGCTTGCGGACCACATCGTCGAGGTTCACCACGGCTTCCTCCGCCAGGAGTTGCCCAGGCTCTCGATGCTCTCCGCCAAGGTGGCCCAGGCTCACGGGCAGCGCTTCCCCGCGCTCGTGGAGGTGCAGGGCGTGTTCGAGGACATGCGAGCGGAGCTCGAGTCGCACACGATGAAGGAGGAGGGCGTCCTCTTCCCACTCTGCAAGCAGCTCGAGACCTCCACGGCGCTGCCGGACACCCACTTCGGGAGCGTGGCCAACCCGATCCGGGTGATGGAGCATGAGCACGACAGCGCCGGCGCCGCCCTGGCTCGGCTGAACAAGCTGACGGATGCTTACTCGACGCCCTCTGGCGTGTGCAACACCTACCGGGCGCTGATGGACGGTCTGGCGGAGTTGGAGCGCGACCTGCACCAGCACATCCACAAGGAGAACAACATCCTGTTCCCGCGTGCCCTGGCCGTCGAGGATGACCTGGCGCGCCGGACGGGTGCGCCGGCCTGA
- a CDS encoding YwiC-like family protein: MQIAEGTATAGRRRAESGAVPVPREHGAWVILAVPAVLGLASAPVSPDPWLTLLLAAATVLAFLGREAVGRIIRRRSSASDRRWAAACAAGCAAAALPLLAARPALAWVALAVTLLFAGHSLLVAIPARKRLDRSVPGELLGAAALSLGAVAGRVVAGGAWDGAAWVLWLACTLYFAGGVFFVKMLLAGVKLREPVTLADRLRVGRRCLVYHAFLVCAAVALAAIMGSWPAWGLIIAAFAPAIVRAARGVARLSPRLPRLVRVGIGEMLYTFWFAGLLLAAIRAAGHAK, from the coding sequence ATGCAGATCGCCGAAGGCACGGCAACGGCTGGGCGCCGGCGCGCCGAGTCCGGCGCGGTTCCCGTGCCGCGTGAGCACGGCGCGTGGGTGATTCTGGCGGTGCCGGCCGTGCTCGGCCTGGCCAGCGCTCCGGTTTCTCCCGATCCCTGGCTCACCCTGCTGCTGGCTGCCGCTACCGTGCTGGCGTTCCTCGGCCGGGAGGCGGTGGGGCGGATCATCCGGCGTCGGTCAAGCGCTTCGGACCGCCGCTGGGCCGCGGCGTGCGCGGCCGGCTGTGCGGCTGCAGCGCTGCCACTTCTGGCAGCCCGGCCGGCGCTCGCATGGGTCGCCCTGGCCGTCACGCTCCTCTTCGCCGGTCACTCTCTGCTGGTGGCGATCCCGGCGCGCAAGCGCCTTGACCGCAGCGTGCCCGGTGAGCTGCTCGGCGCGGCGGCGCTCTCGCTAGGGGCGGTGGCGGGCCGCGTGGTGGCGGGCGGCGCCTGGGACGGCGCGGCGTGGGTGCTCTGGCTGGCCTGCACGCTCTACTTCGCCGGCGGCGTCTTCTTCGTGAAGATGCTTCTTGCCGGGGTGAAGCTGCGGGAGCCCGTCACCCTGGCCGACCGGTTGCGAGTCGGTCGACGGTGCCTTGTCTATCACGCGTTCCTCGTCTGTGCGGCTGTGGCGCTTGCGGCGATCATGGGCTCCTGGCCCGCATGGGGCCTGATCATCGCTGCGTTCGCGCCGGCCATCGTCCGCGCGGCTCGCGGCGTCGCGCGACTCTCGCCGCGCCTGCCGCGTCTCGTCCGAGTCGGCATCGGCGAGATGCTCTACACGTTCTGGTTCGCCGGCCTCCTCCTGGCGGCCATACGCGCGGCGGGCCACGCTAAGTAA
- a CDS encoding Rieske (2Fe-2S) protein has product MSDEPKWRTDFPIRWEGDNYTTRREFTKFLVLASGATFLGNGYFVVKRLDQQREEHPTVDVASVGEVPVGGVKLFRYPTEDIPAVLIRLGEDEYVAFLQRCTHLSCPVHYIRERERIECPCHNGVFDARTGRVVEGPPPRPLPRIRLRVADGRIQAEGIMPA; this is encoded by the coding sequence ATGAGCGACGAGCCGAAGTGGCGGACTGACTTCCCGATCCGCTGGGAGGGCGACAACTACACGACCCGGCGGGAGTTCACGAAGTTTCTGGTGCTTGCCTCGGGCGCCACGTTCCTGGGCAATGGCTACTTCGTGGTGAAGCGGCTCGACCAGCAGCGCGAGGAGCACCCGACCGTCGACGTGGCATCGGTCGGCGAGGTCCCGGTCGGGGGCGTTAAGCTATTCCGCTATCCCACCGAGGACATCCCGGCGGTGCTGATCCGTCTGGGCGAGGACGAGTACGTGGCCTTCCTGCAGCGCTGCACGCACCTGAGCTGCCCCGTACACTACATCCGGGAGCGCGAGCGCATTGAGTGCCCGTGTCACAACGGCGTGTTCGATGCTCGGACGGGCCGTGTCGTCGAGGGGCCGCCGCCCCGGCCGCTGCCGCGAATCCGGCTTCGCGTGGCCGACGGCCGGATCCAGGCCGAAGGGATTATGCCCGCATGA
- a CDS encoding NarK/NasA family nitrate transporter: MRGANRALAFSSLAFAISFAVWGLISPMAKTFQTMYGLSEQQVWVLIAAPVLLGSVMRLPMGMLADRWGGRTVFGGLLVFSALPATMLTLSTSYPSLLAWSVVLGMAGTSFSIGVAFTSPWFPPERQGFALGVYGAGNIGQSVALFGVPLLVGVLGGWQRAYLVFAAGSLVWGVLFLWQARDAPRARAPRTFGDMLRLLGRSPMAWVLAAFYFVTFGGFVALSIGLPKLLQELFGLTRQDAGMRVAGFVLLATAARPVGGWLSDRIGGARLLAGVFAVAGVLAFGMTHEGILLFTVGALGMAACLGLGNGAVFKLVPQHFPRDTGTVTGLVGAMGGLGGFFPPLVLGLIKTATGSYGAGFVLLSAFCLASLGLLYGALLHPRARWRGANAAGT, from the coding sequence ATGCGTGGTGCGAATCGGGCGCTCGCGTTCTCGAGCCTGGCGTTCGCCATCTCCTTCGCCGTCTGGGGGCTCATATCCCCGATGGCGAAGACGTTCCAGACGATGTACGGCCTGAGCGAACAGCAGGTGTGGGTGCTGATCGCGGCGCCCGTGCTGCTAGGCTCGGTGATGCGGCTGCCGATGGGGATGCTAGCGGACCGATGGGGCGGGCGGACGGTGTTCGGCGGCCTGCTCGTGTTCAGCGCGCTGCCGGCGACGATGCTCACGCTGTCCACCTCCTATCCCTCGCTGCTGGCGTGGAGCGTCGTGCTCGGCATGGCGGGCACCTCGTTCTCCATCGGCGTCGCGTTCACGTCGCCGTGGTTTCCGCCGGAGCGCCAGGGCTTCGCGCTGGGGGTCTACGGCGCGGGCAACATCGGCCAGAGCGTGGCGCTCTTTGGCGTACCGCTCCTCGTTGGCGTGCTTGGTGGCTGGCAGCGGGCCTACCTCGTCTTCGCCGCCGGCTCGCTGGTCTGGGGCGTGCTCTTCCTGTGGCAGGCGCGCGACGCGCCCCGCGCGCGCGCGCCGCGCACGTTCGGCGACATGCTGCGCTTGCTGGGGCGCAGCCCGATGGCCTGGGTGCTGGCCGCCTTCTACTTCGTCACCTTTGGTGGCTTCGTGGCGCTGAGCATCGGCCTACCGAAGCTCCTCCAGGAGCTCTTCGGCCTCACGCGCCAGGACGCGGGGATGCGCGTGGCCGGCTTCGTCCTCCTGGCCACGGCCGCGCGTCCGGTTGGTGGGTGGCTGAGCGACCGCATCGGCGGTGCACGCTTGCTCGCGGGCGTGTTCGCCGTGGCCGGGGTGCTGGCCTTCGGCATGACACACGAGGGCATCCTTCTCTTCACCGTGGGGGCGCTCGGCATGGCCGCGTGCCTGGGGCTTGGCAATGGGGCCGTCTTCAAGCTCGTCCCGCAGCACTTCCCGCGCGACACCGGTACCGTGACGGGTCTTGTCGGCGCGATGGGCGGCCTGGGCGGCTTCTTTCCGCCGCTCGTGTTGGGCCTGATCAAGACCGCGACGGGCAGCTATGGAGCCGGGTTCGTGCTGCTCTCTGCCTTCTGTCTGGCGAGCCTGGGTCTGCTCTACGGCGCGCTCCTGCATCCTCGGGCACGATGGCGCGGCGCCAACGCGGCCGGGACCTAG
- a CDS encoding Rrf2 family transcriptional regulator, whose protein sequence is MISQTAEYALRAVVYLADRDDSPHTARQIAAVTRVPLPYLCKVLQSLSRAGLISSQRGLHGGFALARPSDTISVYEVVQAVDPLQRITWCPLGIASHGANLCPLHRRLDDAMEMVESSFKATTMAALLEEPTESRPLCPAHAGGD, encoded by the coding sequence ATGATCTCCCAGACCGCCGAGTACGCCCTGCGCGCGGTCGTCTACCTGGCGGACCGCGACGACTCCCCGCATACCGCCCGGCAGATCGCCGCCGTGACGCGAGTACCCCTGCCCTATCTGTGCAAGGTCCTGCAGAGCCTCAGCCGCGCGGGCCTGATCTCCTCGCAGCGCGGCCTGCACGGAGGCTTCGCGCTCGCGCGCCCGTCCGACACCATCTCGGTATACGAGGTCGTGCAGGCGGTTGATCCGCTGCAGCGCATCACGTGGTGCCCGCTCGGCATCGCCTCCCACGGCGCCAATCTCTGCCCGCTGCACCGGCGTCTGGACGACGCGATGGAGATGGTCGAGAGCTCGTTCAAGGCGACCACCATGGCGGCGCTACTGGAGGAGCCCACGGAGAGCCGCCCGCTCTGCCCGGCGCACGCCGGCGGTGACTGA
- a CDS encoding MFS transporter: MRKQLDLGATRAGVTAAGLHVIAILVGSGGLRHFDPALIAYTSASVIAAFGIVYRYSVWLQRPPTRLYWRRGWELFLRPSRLAGNAAWLARLLWTQVVAQTFVARRDRVRWRAHLLISWGCLAASAVTFPLVFGWVHFEADPRDPSAYRAFVLGVAAGVFPAHSLVGWLTFHVLDVCAVAILVGMAWVFRRRMFDRGAMSVQQFGMDFLPLVLLFAICVTGLMLTVSSLWMRGYSYTFLAMLHAFTVIVTLLYLPFGKFFHVFQRPANLGVHFYRREGDETGQTACARCGSTFAAEMHVRDLETVLDQLGIDQGMEGGGHYQRVCPPCRRKLVALTQLDAIGGPGFL, encoded by the coding sequence GTGCGCAAGCAACTCGATCTGGGCGCCACACGGGCGGGGGTTACGGCGGCGGGCCTGCACGTCATCGCCATCCTCGTTGGCTCGGGCGGGCTGAGGCACTTCGACCCGGCGCTCATCGCCTACACGAGCGCCTCCGTCATCGCCGCCTTCGGAATCGTCTATCGATACAGCGTTTGGCTTCAGCGCCCGCCGACCCGGCTCTACTGGCGGCGCGGTTGGGAGTTGTTCCTCAGGCCATCGCGGCTGGCGGGCAACGCCGCCTGGCTGGCTCGCCTGCTCTGGACGCAGGTCGTGGCGCAGACGTTCGTTGCGCGCCGCGACCGGGTGCGCTGGAGGGCACACCTGCTGATCTCCTGGGGATGTCTGGCGGCGTCGGCGGTCACGTTCCCGCTCGTGTTCGGCTGGGTGCACTTCGAGGCGGACCCGCGCGACCCGTCCGCCTACCGAGCCTTCGTGCTCGGAGTCGCCGCGGGCGTCTTTCCCGCCCACTCCCTGGTCGGCTGGCTCACGTTTCACGTGCTGGACGTGTGCGCCGTCGCCATCCTCGTCGGCATGGCGTGGGTCTTCCGGCGCCGCATGTTCGACCGCGGCGCGATGAGCGTGCAGCAGTTCGGCATGGACTTCCTGCCGCTCGTCCTCCTGTTCGCCATCTGCGTCACCGGGCTGATGCTCACCGTTAGCAGCCTCTGGATGCGTGGCTACTCCTACACCTTTCTTGCGATGTTGCACGCGTTCACGGTCATTGTGACGCTGCTCTACCTGCCCTTCGGCAAGTTCTTCCACGTCTTCCAGCGGCCGGCGAACCTGGGTGTCCACTTCTATAGACGAGAGGGTGACGAGACCGGCCAGACGGCCTGCGCGCGGTGTGGCTCCACCTTCGCCGCGGAGATGCACGTCCGCGACCTCGAGACCGTGCTCGATCAACTGGGAATCGACCAGGGCATGGAGGGCGGCGGGCACTACCAGCGTGTGTGCCCGCCTTGCCGCCGAAAGCTCGTCGCGCTGACGCAACTCGATGCGATCGGCGGCCCCGGGTTCCTGTGA
- a CDS encoding Dabb family protein: MPREPIVQPTARPQVVHVVLFRWRPGTPPAQVERVLAALRELPAAIPGILDLSAGANFSERAEGYETALVVRFADRASLNAYGPHPAHRRVVEELIDPIRAGSLAVDYEVAC; encoded by the coding sequence ATGCCGCGGGAGCCCATCGTGCAGCCAACCGCCCGTCCCCAGGTCGTCCATGTCGTCCTCTTCCGGTGGAGGCCGGGCACGCCGCCCGCGCAGGTTGAGCGCGTCCTTGCCGCGCTTCGTGAGCTTCCCGCCGCCATCCCAGGGATCCTCGACCTGTCGGCGGGCGCCAACTTCTCCGAGCGCGCCGAGGGCTACGAGACGGCGCTCGTCGTCCGTTTCGCCGACCGCGCAAGCCTGAACGCCTACGGACCGCACCCGGCCCACCGACGTGTCGTCGAGGAGCTCATCGACCCGATCCGCGCCGGCTCCCTGGCGGTGGACTACGAGGTTGCCTGCTGA
- a CDS encoding 4Fe-4S binding protein: MDSVFIVDPARCIGCEACVQACAECGTHRGVSMIHLEFVDRAHSVQTTPQVCMHCEEPTCAQVCPADAIKQTPDGVTQSSLKPRCIGCQNCVLACPYGVPKYQVEIDQMMKCDMCYDRTSVGKRPMCATVCPSEALYFGPLEEWRGRRRGRPVGTWRFGRQVVRTRVMMVMPESVDRIDVWADKRQGAGREDRLDERRAEVAD; this comes from the coding sequence ATGGACAGCGTCTTCATTGTTGATCCGGCCAGATGTATCGGCTGCGAGGCGTGCGTGCAGGCTTGCGCGGAGTGCGGGACCCATCGCGGCGTCTCGATGATCCACCTCGAGTTCGTCGATCGCGCCCACTCCGTTCAGACGACGCCGCAGGTCTGCATGCACTGCGAGGAGCCGACCTGCGCTCAGGTATGCCCTGCGGATGCGATCAAGCAGACGCCGGACGGCGTCACGCAATCGTCGCTGAAGCCCCGCTGCATCGGCTGTCAGAACTGCGTGCTGGCCTGCCCATACGGGGTGCCGAAGTACCAGGTCGAGATCGACCAGATGATGAAGTGCGACATGTGCTATGACCGCACGTCGGTGGGCAAGCGGCCGATGTGCGCCACGGTCTGCCCTTCCGAAGCGCTCTACTTCGGGCCGCTCGAGGAGTGGCGCGGCCGGAGGCGCGGCCGGCCGGTGGGCACGTGGCGCTTCGGGCGGCAGGTGGTGCGCACACGCGTAATGATGGTGATGCCCGAGTCCGTTGACCGGATCGATGTGTGGGCGGACAAGCGGCAGGGCGCCGGCAGGGAGGACAGGCTGGATGAGCGACGAGCCGAAGTGGCGGACTGA
- a CDS encoding EscU/YscU/HrcU family type III secretion system export apparatus switch protein, with protein MRAQGRRVAPLAAAAALRYRPGDGAAPRLVARGRGSTARQILARARACGVPIRRDEAMVELLDAVELGEQIPPELYAAAAEILAWVYRLNGGAREAS; from the coding sequence ATGAGGGCCCAAGGCCGGCGCGTGGCGCCCCTGGCGGCCGCGGCTGCGCTGCGCTACCGACCGGGCGATGGGGCCGCTCCGCGGTTGGTGGCGCGCGGGCGCGGGAGCACGGCCCGGCAGATTCTCGCGAGGGCCCGGGCGTGCGGGGTGCCGATCCGGCGCGACGAGGCGATGGTGGAGCTCCTGGACGCCGTCGAGCTCGGCGAGCAGATCCCGCCCGAGCTCTACGCCGCCGCCGCGGAGATCCTGGCCTGGGTCTACCGCCTGAACGGGGGCGCTCGCGAGGCCTCCTGA
- a CDS encoding flagellar hook-length control protein FliK yields the protein MPTAGQIMAASTAVGALAATRTSVGECLRARVVSANDGSVRLALRGAVLEARTSLDLPVGALLRLQVVESSAERVALRVLGGVSHGSQSTVVAEAGAGAAGRDPEREALVGAGLDPTPENAARLARRARGGPGARVTAEARALLLDAGRAATPGLGEAIDAVLADPPAAGPLAERDPITTRILGALSPASQGIADVAATLQAAVRSATATGHGVPGPLTEPLAALVRGLEALPLLRAEAGAPMPFVYTQIPVRLGRCYRAAEVRARRLPHGANGEAALELRVRVDAPSLGRVDASARAAGGRLSVLFRVERPRARALLDAGLGELRSRLASQGYRDAGLAVRVVRRLEPLARSEVAACDQRV from the coding sequence TTGCCCACGGCCGGACAGATCATGGCGGCGAGCACGGCGGTCGGCGCGCTCGCAGCGACCCGTACCAGTGTCGGCGAGTGCCTGCGCGCCCGTGTCGTCTCCGCCAACGACGGTTCGGTGCGACTTGCACTGCGCGGCGCGGTGCTGGAGGCGCGCACGTCACTCGACCTGCCCGTAGGCGCCCTTCTCCGGTTGCAGGTCGTTGAGTCCAGCGCGGAGCGCGTCGCACTGCGCGTGCTCGGGGGCGTCTCGCATGGCAGCCAAAGCACCGTGGTGGCCGAAGCGGGCGCTGGCGCTGCAGGGCGGGATCCGGAGCGCGAGGCGCTTGTTGGCGCCGGCCTCGATCCCACGCCCGAGAACGCGGCGCGGCTCGCCCGGCGCGCGCGCGGCGGCCCCGGCGCGCGAGTCACCGCCGAGGCCCGAGCCTTGCTGCTGGACGCTGGCCGGGCCGCTACACCGGGCCTTGGGGAGGCCATCGACGCCGTGCTGGCCGACCCACCTGCCGCCGGGCCGCTGGCCGAGCGCGACCCGATCACGACGCGCATCCTTGGGGCCCTCAGCCCGGCAAGCCAGGGCATCGCGGATGTGGCGGCGACGCTGCAGGCGGCCGTGCGCTCCGCGACGGCTACCGGGCATGGCGTCCCCGGCCCGCTCACGGAGCCGCTTGCCGCGCTGGTGCGCGGGCTGGAGGCGCTGCCGCTGCTGCGCGCCGAGGCCGGCGCGCCGATGCCCTTTGTGTACACTCAGATCCCGGTCCGACTGGGACGCTGCTATCGCGCCGCCGAGGTGCGCGCGCGCCGCCTGCCGCACGGCGCCAACGGCGAGGCCGCGCTCGAGTTGCGGGTACGCGTGGATGCGCCGTCGCTCGGGCGCGTCGACGCGAGTGCCCGAGCGGCGGGCGGGCGTCTGTCTGTCCTCTTTCGCGTCGAGCGACCCCGCGCGCGGGCCCTGTTGGACGCCGGCCTCGGCGAGCTGCGCTCGCGTCTTGCGTCCCAGGGGTACCGGGACGCAGGGCTCGCGGTGCGCGTCGTGCGCAGGCTCGAGCCGCTCGCGCGGTCCGAGGTGGCCGCGTGCGACCAGCGGGTATGA